The Hyphomicrobiales bacterium genome has a window encoding:
- the occR gene encoding Octopine catabolism/uptake operon regulatory protein OccR, translating to MLNPRQIEAFRTVIVTGGVTAAAQALNVTQPAVTRLIQDLQYALGLTLFVKRGARLVPTNEALSLYREVERQFVGLERIENAARNLRDGRAGSLRVAALPAFNVGFLPRVVGSYLKQKPDLEIALYGSISSQVVDWVTSGFCELGFAQLPLDFPGIDIEILPAMAPVAVLPTGHRLAAKAELTPEDFVDEPFISLEQSTQLRYRIDALFSAHRVSRQTRVETPLSMIACGLVAAGAGLSVVDPFTAAEYRGKGVEVRPLRPTVTYDIAIIWGAGRFRSAVALDFAARIRAAVLEVAGQAA from the coding sequence ATGCTGAATCCGCGCCAGATCGAGGCTTTCCGCACGGTGATCGTGACCGGCGGTGTCACCGCCGCGGCACAGGCGCTGAATGTCACGCAACCGGCGGTGACGCGCCTGATCCAGGACCTGCAATACGCGCTGGGGCTAACGCTGTTCGTGAAGCGGGGCGCGCGGCTCGTGCCTACGAATGAGGCGCTGTCACTCTATCGCGAGGTCGAGCGCCAGTTCGTCGGGCTGGAGCGTATCGAGAACGCGGCCCGCAACCTGCGCGACGGGCGGGCCGGTTCGCTACGCGTGGCGGCGCTGCCGGCGTTCAATGTCGGCTTCCTGCCGCGGGTCGTCGGCAGCTATCTCAAGCAGAAGCCGGATCTGGAGATCGCGCTCTATGGCAGCATCTCCTCGCAGGTCGTGGACTGGGTCACCTCGGGCTTCTGCGAGCTCGGCTTCGCGCAGCTCCCGCTGGATTTTCCGGGGATCGATATCGAGATCCTGCCTGCGATGGCGCCCGTCGCCGTGCTGCCGACCGGGCATCGCCTCGCCGCCAAGGCCGAATTGACGCCGGAGGATTTCGTCGACGAACCCTTCATCTCGCTCGAGCAGTCGACGCAGCTGCGCTACCGGATCGATGCCCTTTTCTCGGCCCATCGTGTTTCGCGCCAGACGCGGGTCGAGACTCCACTGTCGATGATCGCTTGCGGGCTCGTTGCGGCCGGTGCGGGGCTTTCGGTGGTCGATCCGTTCACGGCGGCGGAATATCGCGGCAAGGGCGTCGAGGTCCGGCCGCTCAGGCCGACGGTGACCTACGACATCGCCATCATCTGGGGAGCCGGCCGCTTCCGCTCGGCCGTCGCGTTGGATTTCGCCGCGCGGATTCGCGCGGCGGTTCTGGAGGTGGCCGGGCAGGCCGCCTGA
- a CDS encoding Branched-chain amino acid ABC transporter substrate-binding protein, with amino-acid sequence MKLAITFALVAGTALAGSAAFAQQKTLYVAGYGGSYEQTMRKEVIPAFEKQANVKIEYVAGNSTDTLAKLQAQKGNQQIDVAIVDDGPAYQAVALGFCGTLTDAPIYKDVAPVMKFKSNKGVGLGLVGTGLFYNKKVFDENKWPAPTSWEDLKSKTYGKKIVVPPINNTYGLHALIAFAQLGGGGESNIEPGFKAFKTDINPNIVAYEPSPAKMTELFQSGQAVLGVWGSGRVKAFADTGFPVAFVYPKEGGYALGVAACPVEGSKNAAEANAFIQFMLSPPIQKIMATGAGFGPANTTVTLTPDEQKGLPYGEEVKKLKAVDWDITNDKREEWTKRWNREIER; translated from the coding sequence GTGAAGCTTGCCATCACATTCGCTCTTGTCGCTGGAACCGCGCTCGCCGGCTCCGCCGCTTTCGCCCAGCAGAAGACGCTCTACGTCGCCGGCTATGGCGGCTCCTACGAACAAACCATGCGCAAGGAGGTCATCCCGGCCTTCGAGAAGCAGGCCAACGTCAAGATCGAATACGTCGCCGGCAATTCGACCGACACGCTCGCCAAGCTGCAGGCGCAGAAGGGCAACCAGCAGATCGATGTCGCCATCGTCGACGACGGCCCGGCCTATCAGGCCGTCGCGCTCGGCTTCTGCGGCACGCTCACCGACGCGCCCATCTACAAGGACGTGGCGCCGGTGATGAAGTTCAAATCGAACAAGGGCGTGGGGCTGGGCCTCGTCGGCACCGGCCTGTTCTACAACAAGAAGGTGTTCGACGAGAACAAGTGGCCGGCGCCGACCTCGTGGGAAGATCTGAAATCGAAGACCTACGGCAAGAAGATCGTCGTCCCGCCGATCAACAACACCTACGGCCTGCATGCGCTGATCGCCTTCGCTCAGCTCGGCGGCGGCGGCGAAAGCAACATCGAGCCCGGCTTCAAGGCGTTCAAGACGGACATCAACCCGAACATCGTCGCCTATGAGCCTTCCCCGGCGAAGATGACGGAGCTGTTCCAGAGCGGCCAGGCCGTTCTCGGCGTCTGGGGCTCAGGCCGCGTCAAGGCCTTCGCCGATACCGGATTCCCGGTCGCCTTCGTCTATCCGAAGGAAGGCGGCTATGCGCTGGGCGTCGCCGCCTGCCCGGTCGAGGGCTCGAAGAATGCGGCCGAGGCCAATGCCTTCATCCAGTTCATGCTCTCGCCCCCGATCCAGAAGATCATGGCGACCGGCGCCGGCTTCGGCCCCGCCAACACGACCGTGACCCTGACGCCGGACGAGCAGAAGGGATTGCCCTATGGCGAGGAGGTCAAGAAGCTCAAGGCCGTCGACTGGGACATCACCAACGACAAGCGTGAGGAGTGGACCAAGCGCTGGAACCGCGAGATCGAGCGGTAA